In Methanotorris formicicus Mc-S-70, the genomic stretch GGCTTTTTTAATTTTTTTAGATCTTCATTATCACAAAAGAACATCTTTCCCGTTCTTCCAAATCCAGTTGCTACCTCATCAAGAATAAATATTATGTCGTTTTCTTTACATGTCTTTGCAACTTCCTCAATATATCCATCCGGATATGGTATCATTCCAGCGGAGCCCATTATCCCCCCTTCAAGTATAACACAAAATACCTCCTCGCTATGCTTTTCAATCAACTCAACGATCTCACTTAAGCATCTCATATCACATCCTTTTTCATTTCTTTCATCAGTGTCTTTAAAGTTATGGTATTTGCATCTATAGCAGTAAGGTGTCTCTGCATGATAACCCTTAAACAACAATGGCTTAAATACTCCATGAAAGAGTTCACTACCTCCAACACTCATAGTGCCAATTGTATCTCCATGATATCCTTCTTTAACTGAAATAAACTTATTTCTTCCCATATCACCTCTCAAGACATAATATTCAAATGCCATTTTAACAGCAATTTCTACCGCCTCTGCACCATCCTCTGAATAAAATACCTTTTTTAAATGCTCCGGAGTTATGTCTACTAATTTTTTTGCCAATAGTGTGGATGGAACGTTTCCACATCCTAAAAGTGTAGAGTGGCAAATTTTATCTGCCTGAGTTTTTATCGCTTCTATTATTTCCTTCCTACCATGTCCAAATAAATTGCACCATATGGATGAAACTGCATCTAAATATCTATTTCCATAGATATCAATTAAATAATTACCTTCCCCTCTTTCTATAATTAGGTTTTTTG encodes the following:
- the bioA gene encoding adenosylmethionine--8-amino-7-oxononanoate transaminase: MVNPEFLEKWDKEYVWHPYTQMKEYVNSKNLIIERGEGNYLIDIYGNRYLDAVSSIWCNLFGHGRKEIIEAIKTQADKICHSTLLGCGNVPSTLLAKKLVDITPEHLKKVFYSEDGAEAVEIAVKMAFEYYVLRGDMGRNKFISVKEGYHGDTIGTMSVGGSELFHGVFKPLLFKGYHAETPYCYRCKYHNFKDTDERNEKGCDMRCLSEIVELIEKHSEEVFCVILEGGIMGSAGMIPYPDGYIEEVAKTCKENDIIFILDEVATGFGRTGKMFFCDNEDLKKLKKPDILCLGKGITGGYLPLAATLTTDEIYNMFLGDFGESRQFYHGHTYTGNQLLCSAALATLEIFEKENVIENIQPKIKLLHSELKKLKELEHVGDVRGRGFMVGIELVKDKETKEPYPYGYKAGYRVADKLLEKGIYMRPIGNVVILVPPLSITEEEIIYLCDALYDAIKEADL